A window from Primulina eburnea isolate SZY01 chromosome 2, ASM2296580v1, whole genome shotgun sequence encodes these proteins:
- the LOC140822782 gene encoding protein THYLAKOID FORMATION 1, chloroplastic-like isoform X2 yields MLLGSAVWCRMIRAAFVLRVLVRWFIACPQPQADVPPVSETKLNFLKAYKRPIPSVYNTVLQELIVQQHLMRYKKSYRYDPVFALGFVTVYDQLMDGYPSDEDRDAIFKAYIEALKEDPAQYRADAVKLEEWARAQSSSTLVDFGSREGEVEGYLKDIAERSRNTGSFSYSRFFAVGLFRLLELANATEPTVLEKLCVALNVNKKSVDRDLDVYRNLLSKLVQAKELLKEYVDREKKKTEARAAESQKANEAVKNFSGEYQSADR; encoded by the exons ATGTTGTTAGGTTCCGCGGTATGGTGTCGTATGATTCGTGCCGCTTTCGTGCTTCGAGTTCTCGTAAGGTGGTTCATTGCATGTCCGCAGCCACAGGCAG ATGTGCCTCCTGTGTCAGAGACAAAGCTCAATTTCTTGAAGGCTTATAAAAGACCAATTCCAAGTGTATATAACACTGTACTACAAGAGCTGATTGTTCAGCAGCATTTGATGAGATACAAGAAGTCATACCGGTATGATCCGGTGTTTGCACTTGGTTTTGTGACCGTGTATGATCAACTCATGGATGGTTACCCAAGCGATGAGGATCGGGATGCCATTTTCAAAGCTTACATAGAGGCTCTAAAGGAGGATCCTGCCCAATACAG GGCTGATGCTGTGAAGTTAGAAGAATGGGCTCGTGCTCAATCTTCTAGTACTTTAGTTGATTTTGGATCAAGAGAAGGAGAGGTTGAAGgctatttgaaagatattgcaGAAAGATCCAGGAACACAGGAAGTTTCAGCTACAGCCGCTTCTTTGCAGTTGGTCTCTTCCGTTTGCTTGAGTTAGCAAATGCCACTGAACCAACCGTATTAGAAAAG CTTTGTGTCGCTCTAAACGTGAATAAGAAAAGTGTTGATCGGGATCTTGATGTCTATCGCAATTTGCTTTCCAAACTGGTTCAAGCAAAAGAACTGTTAAAAGAATATGTCGACAG GGAGAAAAAGAAAACCGAAGCAAGGGCGGCGGAATCTCAGAAAGCAAACGAGGCTGTCAAAAATTTTTCAGGGGAGTACCAATCCGCTGACCGGTAA
- the LOC140822782 gene encoding protein THYLAKOID FORMATION1, chloroplastic-like isoform X1: protein MAAVTSVSITAIAQSSDRKFLALLPLNFDVVRFRGMVSYDSCRFRASSSRKVVHCMSAATDVPPVSETKLNFLKAYKRPIPSVYNTVLQELIVQQHLMRYKKSYRYDPVFALGFVTVYDQLMDGYPSDEDRDAIFKAYIEALKEDPAQYRADAVKLEEWARAQSSSTLVDFGSREGEVEGYLKDIAERSRNTGSFSYSRFFAVGLFRLLELANATEPTVLEKLCVALNVNKKSVDRDLDVYRNLLSKLVQAKELLKEYVDREKKKTEARAAESQKANEAVKNFSGEYQSADR from the exons ATGGCGGCCGTTACTTCTGTATCCATCACTGCTATCGCTCAATCATCCGACCGGAAATTCCTTGCTCTGTTGCCTTTGAATTTCGATGTTGTTAGGTTCCGCGGTATGGTGTCGTATGATTCGTGCCGCTTTCGTGCTTCGAGTTCTCGTAAGGTGGTTCATTGCATGTCCGCAGCCACAG ATGTGCCTCCTGTGTCAGAGACAAAGCTCAATTTCTTGAAGGCTTATAAAAGACCAATTCCAAGTGTATATAACACTGTACTACAAGAGCTGATTGTTCAGCAGCATTTGATGAGATACAAGAAGTCATACCGGTATGATCCGGTGTTTGCACTTGGTTTTGTGACCGTGTATGATCAACTCATGGATGGTTACCCAAGCGATGAGGATCGGGATGCCATTTTCAAAGCTTACATAGAGGCTCTAAAGGAGGATCCTGCCCAATACAG GGCTGATGCTGTGAAGTTAGAAGAATGGGCTCGTGCTCAATCTTCTAGTACTTTAGTTGATTTTGGATCAAGAGAAGGAGAGGTTGAAGgctatttgaaagatattgcaGAAAGATCCAGGAACACAGGAAGTTTCAGCTACAGCCGCTTCTTTGCAGTTGGTCTCTTCCGTTTGCTTGAGTTAGCAAATGCCACTGAACCAACCGTATTAGAAAAG CTTTGTGTCGCTCTAAACGTGAATAAGAAAAGTGTTGATCGGGATCTTGATGTCTATCGCAATTTGCTTTCCAAACTGGTTCAAGCAAAAGAACTGTTAAAAGAATATGTCGACAG GGAGAAAAAGAAAACCGAAGCAAGGGCGGCGGAATCTCAGAAAGCAAACGAGGCTGTCAAAAATTTTTCAGGGGAGTACCAATCCGCTGACCGGTAA